A region from the Mycolicibacterium phlei genome encodes:
- a CDS encoding LLM class flavin-dependent oxidoreductase — protein MPRQLHLNAFLMGVGHHEAAWRHPRTETRNLLDVNHYRELARTAERGRLDSVFFADRLAVSAHIKHNSQAVFEPITLLTAMATATEHVGLIATASTGYSDPYTLARAFASLDHISGGRAGWNIVTSAGSDEAANFGLDDTPEHAGRYARAEEFVEVVTALWDSWEDDALVLDPATGVFADPDKVHTVDHAGERFRVRGPLNTPRPPQGRPLLVQAGSSESGRSFAARHAEAIFTAQRSIDEGRAFYRDVKARAVRFGRNPDEIKILPGIVPYIAETEDAARQLEQEFTDLISPAYSLRQLSEMVGVDLTAHSLDAPLPPLPPLEQIQGNKSRYQLVKELAANEALTVRELIAKLGGGRGHRTFVGTPEQVADNIEEWFAAGAADGFNVMPPYLPGGLDDFVDQVVPILQRRGLFRTEYTASTLRGHYGLPHPPSRYAPRAAQTSA, from the coding sequence ATGCCCCGGCAACTTCATCTCAACGCGTTCCTGATGGGTGTCGGCCACCACGAGGCGGCCTGGCGTCATCCCCGCACCGAGACCCGGAACCTGCTCGACGTCAACCACTATCGCGAGCTCGCCCGCACCGCCGAACGCGGCAGGCTGGACTCGGTGTTCTTCGCCGACCGGCTGGCGGTCAGTGCCCACATCAAGCACAACTCGCAGGCGGTCTTCGAGCCGATCACGCTGCTCACCGCGATGGCCACCGCCACCGAGCACGTCGGGCTGATCGCCACCGCCTCCACCGGGTACAGCGATCCGTACACGCTGGCCCGGGCGTTCGCCTCACTCGACCACATCAGCGGCGGACGGGCCGGCTGGAACATCGTCACCTCGGCGGGCAGCGACGAGGCCGCCAACTTCGGTCTCGACGACACTCCTGAGCACGCCGGACGTTACGCACGCGCCGAGGAGTTCGTCGAGGTCGTCACCGCCCTGTGGGACAGCTGGGAGGACGACGCGCTGGTGCTCGATCCGGCGACCGGCGTCTTCGCCGACCCGGACAAGGTGCACACCGTCGACCACGCCGGTGAACGCTTCCGGGTCCGCGGACCACTGAACACCCCGCGGCCGCCGCAGGGCCGGCCGCTACTTGTGCAGGCCGGCTCATCGGAGAGCGGCCGGAGTTTCGCGGCGCGCCACGCCGAGGCGATCTTCACCGCGCAGCGCAGCATCGACGAGGGCCGCGCCTTCTACCGCGACGTCAAGGCCCGCGCGGTCAGGTTCGGCCGCAATCCCGACGAGATCAAGATCCTGCCCGGCATCGTGCCCTACATCGCCGAAACCGAGGACGCGGCACGTCAACTCGAGCAGGAGTTCACCGATCTGATCTCGCCGGCCTACTCGCTGCGGCAGCTGTCCGAGATGGTCGGCGTCGACCTGACGGCGCACTCTTTGGACGCGCCGCTGCCGCCGCTGCCGCCGCTGGAGCAGATCCAGGGCAACAAGAGCCGCTACCAGCTGGTGAAGGAGCTTGCAGCCAACGAGGCTCTGACGGTGCGGGAACTGATCGCCAAACTCGGTGGCGGACGCGGGCACCGGACGTTCGTGGGCACTCCCGAGCAGGTGGCCGACAACATCGAGGAGTGGTTCGCCGCCGGCGCCGCCGACGGGTTCAACGTGATGCCGCCGTACCTGCCCGGCGGGCTCGACGACTTCGTCGACCAGGTGGTGCCGATTCTGCAGCGGCGCGGCCTGTTTCGCACCGAGTACACGGCGTCGACGCTGCGCGGCCACTACGGCCTGCCCCACCCGCCCAGCCGCTACGCACCGCGCGCCGCTCAGACCAGCGCATGA
- a CDS encoding 4Fe-4S dicluster domain-containing protein: MIEVVSAQRCIACDKCIDVCPTSVFDRGPDGVPVIARHDDCQTCFQCEANCPADALFVSPLTVRRPLAEEELGELLGSYRAHIGWGRGRTPGSKLAVGPRLDPNALPLIS; encoded by the coding sequence GTGATCGAGGTGGTGTCCGCGCAGCGGTGCATCGCATGTGACAAGTGCATCGACGTGTGCCCGACCAGCGTGTTCGACCGCGGTCCGGACGGGGTGCCGGTGATCGCACGCCACGACGACTGCCAGACGTGCTTCCAGTGCGAGGCCAACTGCCCGGCCGACGCGTTGTTCGTCTCGCCGCTGACCGTGCGCCGGCCGCTTGCCGAGGAGGAGCTCGGAGAGCTGCTCGGCAGCTACCGCGCACACATCGGCTGGGGTAGGGGGCGGACCCCGGGCTCGAAGCTCGCGGTGGGGCCCCGGCTGGACCCGAACGCCCTCCCGTTGATCAGCTGA
- a CDS encoding ABC transporter permease yields the protein MPSAVSTAKPTVTATYAPFLDAASTTFEVPAPAPLLGRRVRAAVWRATKPLLAILAFLAVWETAPRLGLVDKVFLPPFSDVATRFVELIANGQLWEHLSASLSRALLGFAIAVATAVPLGIAIAWYRPVAEFLNPILELFRNTAALALLPVFILILGIGETSKVALVLYASAFPILLNTITGVRTVDPLLIKSARSLGLPPIRLFQKVILPAAVPSIFTGLRMAAASSVLVLIAAEMVGAKAGLGYLITAAQLNFQIPDMYAGIIAIALVGLVFNTILQSIERRLSRWRVTS from the coding sequence ATGCCTAGTGCCGTAAGCACCGCCAAACCCACCGTGACCGCCACCTACGCCCCGTTCCTCGACGCCGCCTCGACGACGTTCGAGGTGCCCGCCCCCGCCCCGCTTCTGGGCAGGCGCGTCCGGGCCGCGGTGTGGCGGGCGACCAAGCCGCTTCTCGCGATCCTCGCGTTCCTGGCGGTGTGGGAGACCGCGCCGCGACTCGGCCTGGTCGACAAGGTGTTCCTCCCGCCGTTCAGCGACGTGGCGACCCGCTTCGTCGAGCTGATCGCCAACGGCCAACTGTGGGAGCATCTTTCAGCGAGCCTGTCGCGCGCCCTGCTGGGCTTCGCGATCGCCGTCGCCACCGCGGTCCCGCTGGGCATCGCGATCGCGTGGTACCGGCCGGTCGCGGAATTCCTCAACCCGATTCTCGAGTTGTTCCGCAACACCGCCGCGCTCGCGCTGCTGCCGGTGTTCATCCTGATCCTGGGCATCGGCGAGACGTCGAAGGTCGCGCTGGTGCTCTACGCGTCGGCGTTCCCGATCCTGCTGAACACGATCACCGGGGTGCGCACCGTCGACCCCCTGCTGATCAAGTCCGCGCGGTCGCTGGGCCTACCCCCGATCCGGCTGTTCCAGAAGGTCATCCTGCCCGCCGCGGTGCCGTCGATCTTCACCGGGCTGCGGATGGCGGCGGCGTCGTCGGTGCTGGTGCTCATCGCCGCAGAGATGGTCGGCGCGAAAGCAGGACTGGGCTATCTGATCACCGCCGCGCAGCTGAACTTCCAGATCCCGGACATGTACGCCGGGATCATCGCGATCGCCCTGGTCGGCCTGGTCTTCAACACGATCCTGCAGTCCATCGAGCGCCGGCTGTCCCGCTGGCGCGTCACCTCCTAG
- a CDS encoding ABC transporter substrate-binding protein: MLRHAKRLTAVLLATGLAVSACGSSGDTAQTDDGRTVVRYQGWASEVDPHELAEDLGYFEKIKLEWVGNTISGPQDIQSVATGDIDVGAAFNGAVVKLHAAGAPITSVLSSYGADEGEYTGYFVLEDSPIHSARDLIGKKVGMNTLGAHHEFVVREWLAQQGLTPEEIKQVELTVVPPVNTEQALRAGQIDVAALQEIHRERALERGGIRPLFTDKGLFGAFSYGTFVVRNDFLAKNREAVADFVQGTARAIRWLQVTPRDEVVARFRDIIHKRQRNEDTKTIEFWRSSGIPVAGGVIAERELGIWIDWLVRNGELEEGRLNAKDLYTNEFNPYANGTFPEDSGPDGQLLANK; the protein is encoded by the coding sequence ATGCTTCGACACGCCAAGAGGCTGACCGCCGTGCTGCTCGCGACCGGCCTGGCGGTCAGCGCCTGCGGGTCGTCCGGCGACACGGCACAGACCGACGACGGTAGAACCGTCGTCCGATACCAGGGTTGGGCGAGCGAGGTCGATCCGCACGAACTGGCTGAGGATCTCGGCTATTTCGAGAAGATCAAGCTGGAGTGGGTCGGCAACACCATCAGCGGGCCGCAGGACATCCAGTCCGTGGCCACCGGGGACATCGACGTCGGCGCGGCGTTCAACGGCGCGGTGGTCAAACTGCATGCGGCGGGAGCTCCGATCACCTCGGTGCTGAGCTCCTACGGCGCCGACGAAGGCGAGTACACCGGGTACTTCGTGCTGGAGGACAGCCCGATTCACAGCGCCCGCGATCTGATCGGCAAGAAGGTCGGGATGAACACCCTCGGCGCCCACCACGAGTTCGTGGTCCGGGAGTGGCTGGCCCAGCAGGGCCTCACACCCGAGGAGATCAAACAGGTCGAACTGACGGTGGTGCCGCCGGTCAACACCGAACAGGCGCTGCGCGCCGGGCAGATCGACGTCGCGGCCCTGCAGGAGATCCACCGCGAGCGGGCGCTGGAACGCGGCGGCATCCGGCCGCTGTTCACCGACAAGGGGTTGTTCGGCGCGTTCAGTTACGGAACCTTCGTGGTGCGCAACGATTTTCTGGCCAAGAACCGGGAAGCGGTCGCCGACTTCGTGCAGGGCACCGCACGGGCCATCCGGTGGTTGCAGGTCACCCCGCGTGACGAGGTGGTGGCCCGATTCCGCGACATCATTCACAAGCGGCAACGCAATGAGGACACCAAGACCATCGAGTTCTGGCGCAGCTCGGGCATCCCGGTCGCAGGCGGCGTCATCGCCGAACGCGAGCTGGGCATCTGGATCGACTGGCTGGTGCGCAACGGCGAGCTCGAGGAGGGCCGGTTGAACGCGAAAGACCTCTACACCAACGAGTTCAATCCGTACGCCAACGGGACCTTCCCCGAGGACAGCGGACCCGACGGCCAACTGCTGGCGAACAAATGA
- a CDS encoding ABC transporter ATP-binding protein yields the protein MSTTPKLRLEHVTKRFPIRGERTAFTAIEDITIDLAAGEFLVLVGPSGCGKSTLLDLLGGLSTPTEGRILLDGVPISGPGLDRGIVFQQYALLPWRTARKNIEFGLEAKGLGAAERRERADHYLELVGLQAFADRFPHELSGGMKQRVAIARSLAFDPEVLLMDEPFAALDAQTRESLQDELLRIWEATGKTILFITHGIDEAIYLGQRVAVLTSRPGRIKKVVDIHIDRGAEDIRSDAGFRAQRHHIWELLHDEVERARTEELGTATTGEVVHHA from the coding sequence ATGAGCACGACACCGAAGCTCCGGCTGGAGCACGTCACCAAACGCTTCCCGATCCGCGGGGAGCGGACCGCGTTCACCGCGATCGAAGACATCACCATCGACCTCGCGGCCGGCGAGTTCCTGGTGCTGGTCGGACCCAGCGGCTGCGGCAAGTCGACGCTGCTGGACCTGCTCGGCGGGCTGAGCACCCCGACCGAGGGCCGCATCCTGCTCGACGGCGTGCCGATCAGCGGCCCCGGCCTGGACCGCGGCATCGTGTTCCAGCAGTACGCACTGCTGCCCTGGCGCACCGCCCGCAAGAACATCGAGTTCGGGTTGGAGGCGAAGGGGCTAGGCGCGGCCGAACGCCGGGAGCGGGCCGACCACTATCTCGAACTCGTCGGCCTGCAGGCCTTCGCCGACCGGTTCCCGCATGAACTGTCGGGCGGGATGAAACAGCGCGTCGCGATCGCCCGCAGTCTGGCGTTCGACCCCGAGGTGCTGCTGATGGACGAACCGTTCGCCGCGCTCGACGCGCAGACCCGCGAGTCACTGCAGGACGAGTTGCTGCGGATCTGGGAGGCGACCGGCAAGACCATCCTGTTCATCACCCACGGCATCGACGAGGCGATCTATCTCGGTCAGCGGGTCGCGGTGCTCACGTCGCGGCCGGGCCGCATCAAGAAGGTCGTCGACATTCACATCGACCGCGGCGCCGAAGACATCCGTTCCGACGCCGGGTTCCGGGCGCAGCGCCACCACATCTGGGAGCTGCTGCACGACGAGGTCGAACGGGCCCGCACCGAGGAACTCGGCACCGCCACCACCGGAGAGGTTGTTCACCATGCCTAG
- a CDS encoding MFS transporter, translating into MTTRAALRPLITTVFVPSAVFGIGQGAGAPVIALVARDLGASVGVAGALVALVGLGAVLGDLPAGRVVARFGERRSIIVGSTVGAVGAALCVIAWTPAVLAVGAVLTGLSTAVWGLARQSYLAEVVPFESRARAMATFALMWRLGFFVGPFLGALVILGVGTRGGFAVQLVAIVVSGYLMVRVPDPPRPPDAAPHGVPLRDIVATHRTLLATLGTGSLLMGAARAGRDAVLPLWAHHIGLDAASASVVFGVGAAFDLLCSYPAGQLMDRYGRRSVAVPSLLIIAVSYFLLPFSATFLALIVTASVMGVGNGFGNGVIMTLGADVAPPATRAEFLAAWRLTHDAGMLLGPLAVGAAATAVPLGVAVAGLGLASNLGAGVMFRYIPRYAPWQSRAPGR; encoded by the coding sequence ATGACGACGCGCGCCGCGCTGCGGCCGCTGATCACCACCGTCTTCGTCCCGTCCGCCGTGTTCGGTATCGGCCAGGGTGCGGGCGCGCCGGTGATCGCACTGGTCGCCCGCGATCTCGGGGCATCGGTCGGGGTGGCGGGCGCGCTCGTCGCGCTGGTGGGGCTGGGCGCGGTCCTCGGCGACCTGCCCGCGGGCCGGGTGGTGGCCCGGTTCGGGGAGCGCCGGTCGATCATCGTCGGGTCGACGGTCGGCGCGGTCGGAGCCGCGCTGTGCGTGATCGCGTGGACTCCGGCGGTGCTGGCGGTCGGCGCGGTGCTGACCGGACTGTCGACGGCGGTGTGGGGGCTGGCCCGGCAGAGCTATCTGGCCGAGGTCGTGCCGTTCGAGTCGCGTGCCAGGGCGATGGCGACGTTCGCGCTGATGTGGCGGCTCGGCTTCTTCGTCGGGCCGTTCCTCGGTGCGCTCGTCATCCTCGGAGTCGGCACCCGCGGCGGGTTCGCAGTCCAGCTGGTCGCGATCGTCGTGTCCGGTTACCTGATGGTGCGGGTGCCCGACCCGCCCCGGCCACCGGATGCGGCGCCCCACGGAGTTCCGTTGCGCGACATCGTCGCAACGCACCGGACCCTGCTGGCCACGCTGGGCACGGGGTCGTTGTTGATGGGAGCTGCCCGGGCGGGGCGCGATGCGGTGCTGCCGTTGTGGGCGCACCACATCGGGCTGGACGCGGCGTCGGCGTCGGTGGTGTTCGGCGTCGGCGCCGCGTTCGACCTGCTGTGCTCGTATCCCGCCGGGCAGTTGATGGACCGCTACGGTCGCCGGTCGGTGGCGGTGCCCTCGCTGCTGATCATCGCCGTGTCGTACTTCCTGCTGCCGTTCAGCGCGACGTTCCTGGCGCTCATCGTGACGGCCTCGGTGATGGGCGTCGGCAACGGGTTCGGCAACGGCGTGATCATGACGCTGGGCGCCGACGTCGCGCCGCCTGCGACCCGCGCGGAGTTCCTTGCGGCGTGGCGGCTGACCCACGACGCGGGAATGCTCCTCGGCCCGTTGGCTGTCGGTGCGGCCGCGACCGCCGTCCCGCTCGGGGTCGCCGTCGCGGGGCTCGGCCTGGCCTCGAACCTGGGCGCAGGGGTGATGTTTCGCTACATTCCGCGCTACGCGCCGTGGCAGAGCAGAGCACCCGGGCGCTGA
- a CDS encoding IclR family transcriptional regulator has translation MVTVHGERAGPQAVQRAVAILQTFSEAEPELSLTSIAARTGLPISTTYRLAQALQHAGLLERADDGQRYRIGLGVVALAAPAIRRINVERVAPQLQSLAHDIEITASFAVPAADEILTVLSARPQRRFCTNQLPGPRQPLADSAMGMAVLAYTRPTGDPALQLVRKRGYADGAGPQGDHVRAIAVPVIGPDGTPRGSVGVQALRRRLTDRLVADILPTIRRHAYRIGQVHELDLISD, from the coding sequence ATGGTGACCGTTCACGGTGAACGGGCGGGCCCGCAGGCCGTGCAGCGGGCCGTCGCCATCCTGCAGACGTTCAGCGAGGCCGAACCCGAACTCTCGCTAACGTCGATCGCCGCGCGCACCGGCCTGCCCATCAGCACCACGTACCGCCTGGCGCAGGCGCTGCAGCACGCCGGCCTGCTGGAACGCGCCGACGACGGACAGCGCTACCGCATCGGGCTGGGGGTGGTTGCGCTCGCCGCCCCCGCGATCCGGCGGATCAACGTCGAACGCGTTGCTCCGCAACTGCAGTCACTGGCCCATGACATCGAGATCACCGCCAGCTTCGCCGTTCCCGCCGCCGACGAGATCCTGACCGTACTGTCCGCGCGCCCGCAGCGGCGGTTCTGCACCAACCAACTCCCGGGACCCCGCCAACCGCTGGCCGACAGCGCGATGGGCATGGCAGTGCTCGCCTACACCCGACCCACGGGCGATCCTGCACTGCAGCTGGTCCGTAAGCGCGGCTACGCCGACGGTGCGGGCCCCCAGGGTGACCATGTCCGCGCCATCGCGGTGCCGGTGATCGGTCCCGACGGGACGCCACGGGGTTCCGTTGGGGTTCAGGCGTTGCGGCGCCGCCTGACCGACCGGCTGGTGGCCGACATCCTGCCGACCATCCGCCGACACGCCTACCGGATCGGCCAGGTCCACGAGCTGGACTTAATCTCGGACTGA
- a CDS encoding FAD-dependent oxidoreductase encodes MPYEVDLTADVFVVGGGPAATWAALSAAREGADVVLADKGYCGTSGATASAGTGVWYVPPDPDLREAAMASREALGGYLADRRWSARVLDETYHRLNELAEQARFPFPVGPDGRQLRNGLQGPEYMRRMRILVRRAGVRILDHSPVTELLVDGLGAVAGAAGYRRRTGEHYRVRAAAVVLATGGCAFQSKALGCDVNTGDGALFAVEAGAELSGMEFSNAYGIAPAGTSVTKTAFYHFATFYRSDGSVLEGASGKHRLPIAEELLRDKVFCRLDHADTDEQAAMRRAQPNFFLTFDRMGVNPFTDKFEVTLLAEGTVRGTGGIRIVGDDCSTTVAGLYAAGDAATRELICGGFTGGGSHNAAWAISSGTWAGRGAARHARTLGPAAGSRRVTAAGQAGVRPTGSRPQDDHRAVVAGVQREVLPYEKNYLRRGEVLSTSLARLDDIWSTVRESLRGDGEQLVRSRQAAAMTAHARWMYTAALARTETRGMAKRLDFPDQDPAQRRRLVTGGLDRVWVRPESAVAEVA; translated from the coding sequence GTGCCGTACGAAGTCGATCTGACCGCCGACGTGTTCGTCGTCGGGGGCGGTCCGGCCGCCACGTGGGCCGCGCTGTCCGCGGCGCGGGAGGGCGCCGACGTCGTGCTGGCCGACAAGGGGTACTGCGGAACCAGCGGTGCGACCGCGTCGGCGGGCACCGGCGTCTGGTACGTGCCGCCGGACCCCGACCTGCGCGAGGCGGCGATGGCAAGCAGGGAGGCGCTGGGTGGCTATCTGGCCGACCGGCGCTGGTCCGCCCGCGTTCTCGACGAGACCTACCACCGCCTCAACGAGCTCGCCGAGCAGGCGCGGTTCCCCTTCCCGGTCGGCCCGGACGGTCGCCAGCTGCGCAACGGTCTGCAGGGTCCGGAGTACATGCGTCGGATGCGGATCCTGGTGCGGCGCGCGGGTGTCCGGATCCTCGACCACAGCCCGGTGACCGAATTGCTGGTCGACGGACTCGGCGCGGTGGCAGGCGCGGCCGGATACCGGCGGCGCACCGGCGAGCATTACCGGGTGCGCGCCGCAGCGGTGGTGCTGGCGACCGGCGGGTGCGCGTTCCAGTCGAAGGCGCTCGGCTGCGACGTCAACACCGGCGACGGTGCGCTGTTCGCGGTCGAGGCGGGTGCGGAGCTGTCCGGCATGGAGTTCTCCAACGCCTACGGCATCGCGCCCGCGGGGACGTCGGTGACCAAGACGGCGTTCTACCACTTCGCCACCTTCTACCGGTCCGACGGCAGCGTGCTGGAGGGAGCCAGCGGCAAACACCGCCTGCCGATAGCCGAGGAACTGTTGCGAGACAAGGTGTTCTGTCGTCTCGACCACGCCGACACCGACGAACAGGCGGCGATGCGGCGGGCGCAGCCGAACTTCTTCCTCACCTTCGACCGCATGGGCGTCAACCCGTTCACCGACAAGTTCGAGGTGACTCTGCTGGCCGAGGGCACCGTGCGCGGCACCGGCGGTATCCGCATCGTGGGTGACGACTGCTCGACCACGGTGGCGGGCCTGTACGCCGCTGGCGACGCCGCGACCCGCGAACTGATCTGCGGCGGGTTCACCGGCGGCGGCAGCCACAACGCCGCGTGGGCGATCTCGTCGGGTACCTGGGCGGGCCGCGGGGCGGCACGCCACGCACGCACCCTGGGTCCGGCGGCAGGCAGCAGACGGGTCACTGCGGCCGGTCAGGCGGGAGTGCGGCCCACCGGATCGCGCCCGCAAGACGACCACCGCGCCGTCGTCGCGGGCGTGCAACGCGAGGTGCTGCCCTACGAGAAGAACTACCTGCGCCGCGGCGAGGTGCTCAGCACGTCGCTGGCTCGGCTCGACGACATCTGGTCGACGGTGCGCGAGTCGCTGCGCGGTGACGGCGAGCAACTGGTGCGCAGCCGGCAGGCCGCCGCGATGACCGCGCACGCCCGCTGGATGTACACCGCTGCGCTGGCGCGCACCGAGACGCGCGGGATGGCGAAGCGGCTCGACTTTCCGGATCAGGACCCGGCGCAGCGCCGCCGCCTGGTCACCGGCGGGCTGGACCGGGTGTGGGTCCGTCCCGAGTCGGCCGTCGCGGAGGTGGCGTAG
- a CDS encoding PaaI family thioesterase, which translates to MTSPRSGADVMAEFLPQSPFVAKLGLVAERLDGEEVRIRLPWDESNVTIGDMVHGGAIAALADVAVMAAAWARAEVPDSLRGVTTSMSVQYLAPARACDLVAIGRVLRRGRTLVNCDVDVVDPDGTAVAKAIASYKIG; encoded by the coding sequence ATGACCTCTCCCCGGTCCGGCGCCGACGTCATGGCGGAGTTCCTTCCGCAGTCCCCGTTCGTGGCCAAGCTCGGGCTGGTCGCCGAGCGGCTCGACGGCGAGGAGGTGCGGATCAGGCTGCCGTGGGACGAGTCGAACGTGACGATCGGCGACATGGTCCACGGTGGGGCGATCGCCGCGCTGGCCGACGTCGCGGTGATGGCGGCGGCGTGGGCGCGTGCCGAGGTGCCCGACTCTCTGCGCGGGGTCACCACGTCGATGTCGGTGCAGTACCTGGCACCGGCGCGGGCGTGCGACCTGGTGGCGATCGGGCGGGTGCTGCGGCGCGGACGGACGCTGGTCAACTGCGACGTCGACGTCGTCGACCCCGACGGCACCGCCGTGGCCAAGGCGATCGCGAGCTACAAGATCGGCTAG
- the cysD gene encoding sulfate adenylyltransferase subunit CysD: MTTTTEQSARANAGRYELSHLRSLEAEAIHIIREVAAEFERPVLLFSGGKDSIVMLHLAMKAFRPGRLPFPVMHVDTGHNFDEVIQARDELVEEHGLRLIVAKVQDDIDAGRVVETIPSRNPLQTVTLLRAIRENKFDAAFGGARRDEEKARAKERVFSFRDEFGQWDPKNQRPELWNLYNGRHRKGEHIRVFPLSNWTEFDIWSYIGAEQIKLPSIYYAHRRKVFERDGMLLAVHRYMQPRKDEEVIEKTVRFRTVGDVTCTGCVESTAATVAEVIAETAVSRLTERGATRADDRISEAGMEDRKREGYF, encoded by the coding sequence ATGACCACCACCACCGAACAATCCGCCAGGGCGAACGCCGGGCGCTACGAGCTGAGCCATCTGCGCTCGCTGGAGGCCGAGGCGATCCACATCATCCGAGAGGTCGCCGCCGAGTTCGAGCGGCCGGTCCTGTTGTTCTCCGGCGGCAAGGACTCGATCGTCATGCTGCACCTGGCCATGAAGGCGTTCCGCCCGGGCCGGCTGCCGTTCCCGGTCATGCACGTCGACACCGGGCACAACTTCGACGAGGTGATCCAGGCCCGCGACGAGCTCGTCGAGGAGCACGGCCTGCGGCTGATCGTCGCCAAGGTGCAGGACGACATCGACGCCGGCCGGGTCGTCGAGACGATCCCGTCACGTAACCCGCTGCAGACCGTCACGCTGCTGCGCGCGATCCGGGAGAACAAGTTCGACGCCGCGTTCGGCGGCGCCCGCCGCGACGAGGAGAAGGCCCGCGCCAAGGAACGCGTGTTCAGCTTCCGCGACGAGTTCGGCCAGTGGGATCCGAAGAACCAGCGGCCCGAGCTGTGGAACCTCTACAACGGACGCCACCGCAAGGGTGAGCACATCCGCGTGTTCCCGCTGTCGAACTGGACCGAGTTCGACATCTGGTCCTACATCGGCGCCGAGCAGATCAAGCTGCCGTCGATCTACTACGCCCACCGCCGCAAGGTTTTCGAGCGCGACGGCATGCTGCTGGCGGTGCACCGCTACATGCAGCCGCGTAAGGACGAGGAGGTCATCGAGAAGACCGTGCGGTTCCGCACCGTCGGCGACGTCACCTGCACCGGCTGCGTGGAGTCCACCGCCGCGACGGTCGCCGAGGTGATCGCCGAGACCGCGGTGTCGCGGCTGACCGAGCGCGGCGCCACCCGCGCCGACGACCGCATCTCCGAGGCCGGCATGGAGGACCGCAAGCGGGAGGGCTACTTCTGA
- a CDS encoding TauD/TfdA dioxygenase family protein, whose protein sequence is MSITIENTHSGTATPTFAPVAGHIGADVSGVDLRETLSDDAVEQIRAALHRFKVLFFHDQQIGHAEQIAFTRRFGAVTPSHPYDDEAPEGFPEILAVDSRKYARQFGRRRYSYDNKWHTDVTALVNPPAATVLRAHIVPEQGGDTQWTNLVAAYNGLPEPLKRLADGLRAEHRFGGRHPQWSSDSMYATKSRENPIVTEHPVVRVHPVTGERALFVTPGFTARIVGLPAAQSDRLLDLFFDEVTRPAYTVRLRWRPGTVAFWDNRATAHLAPTDLDDIETTRVLYRTTIEGDIPVGPDGTASTSVSGAVFQAQK, encoded by the coding sequence ATGAGCATCACGATCGAGAACACACACAGCGGCACGGCGACGCCGACCTTCGCTCCGGTTGCCGGCCACATCGGGGCCGACGTCAGCGGTGTCGACCTGCGCGAGACGCTCAGTGACGATGCGGTCGAGCAGATCCGCGCCGCACTGCACCGATTCAAGGTGCTGTTCTTCCATGACCAGCAGATCGGCCACGCCGAACAGATCGCGTTCACCCGTCGCTTCGGTGCGGTCACCCCGTCACACCCGTACGACGACGAAGCGCCCGAAGGCTTTCCGGAGATACTCGCCGTCGACAGCCGGAAGTACGCCAGACAGTTCGGCCGCAGGCGCTACAGCTACGACAACAAGTGGCACACCGACGTCACCGCGTTGGTCAACCCTCCTGCGGCGACGGTTCTGCGCGCCCACATCGTGCCGGAGCAGGGCGGTGACACCCAGTGGACGAACCTCGTCGCCGCCTACAACGGTCTACCGGAACCGCTGAAACGGCTCGCCGACGGGCTGCGCGCCGAGCACCGCTTCGGCGGCCGGCATCCGCAGTGGAGCTCCGACAGCATGTACGCCACCAAGTCGAGGGAGAACCCGATCGTCACCGAGCACCCGGTGGTCCGCGTCCACCCGGTGACCGGTGAGCGCGCTCTGTTCGTGACACCGGGGTTCACCGCGCGGATCGTGGGTTTGCCTGCGGCGCAGAGCGATCGTCTGCTCGACCTGTTCTTCGACGAAGTCACCAGGCCCGCCTACACCGTGCGGCTGCGCTGGCGTCCGGGCACCGTCGCGTTCTGGGACAACCGCGCGACCGCGCACCTCGCCCCCACCGACCTCGACGACATCGAGACCACCCGGGTGCTGTACCGCACCACGATCGAAGGCGACATCCCCGTCGGGCCGGATGGCACTGCCTCAACGTCGGTTTCGGGTGCGGTGTTCCAGGCACAGAAGTAG